Genomic DNA from bacterium:
CGCCCGACCAATAGCGCGATGTAGCGCAGGAATTCGTCGTACGAAATGACGCTGTCGTCCACCACGTTGTAGTCCTCGCCGATCGCCTCGCCGCGATCGGCGATCCACGCCGCGAATCCCGCGACATCCTCGACGTGCACGGAGGTCGTAATGTAATGGCGTGCGTCGACCGGAATCACCGGCAAGAACCCGCGCGCGATGGCGATAACGATGCCGCCGTGGCCGTAGTCGCTGCCCGGGCCGTACACCGGCGCGGGACGCACGACCGTGAGCGGCAATCCGCGCTCGCGATGTTCGGCCCACACCATCTGTTCCTGTTCAAACTTCGTTTGCGAATAGTCGTTGACGATGGGCGTTCCGGCGGGCCGCGTCGCTCCGATTGGCGTGGTTTTGGGCGACGGGCTTTCCTCGGTGAACGGCACGTTCGCCCAGCCTTGTGCGGCCGTATACGGCTTTCCGAACACGCCGCACGTGCTCCAGTGGACAAAGTGCCGCACCGGCTTTCCGCGCATGGCGTCAAGCAGGTTGCGCGTGCCGTCGATGTTGATTCTCCTCAGAATCTCCAGGCCCGCGGAGTAGTCGTACAGCGACGCGGTATGGAACACGCGCGCCACGTTTTTCTCGAAGATCGGCGCGAGCGTTTCCGGTTTTGTCAGGTCGCTTGGCGCGGCGACAAGATTCGGGTGCTCGCGGTCAAGACCGATTCGGTGGGCGACAAAGCGCGTCTTGGGATGCTCGATGGCGCGGGGAAGATCGGCCGCGATGACGCGCCGGCCTTGCGCCAGAAGGATGCGCGTCAGGTGCGCGCCGGTGAATCCGCACGCGCCGGTGACAAGATCGCATTCCCCGTCCTTCGGCGATTCGCTCGCGGCCATCAAAGAGTCAAGACCACCTTGCCGAACTGTTCGGCGGATTCGAGGTACGCGTGCGCCTCGCGGATCCGGGCCGCGTCGAACACGCGGTCGATGGATGCGCGCAGCTTGCCGCGATTCATCAGGCCGACGACCTCGTCCGTCTCCCGCGCGTTGCCCATGGTGCTGCCGAGCACGTCGATCTGCTTGGCGAAGATGCGCGTGATGTCCGCGGGCGGATTCGCGCCCGCCGTCGCCCCGCACGTGACCAGGCGTCCGCCGGGGCGCAGGGCCTTTAACGACGCGCTGTATGCGTCGCCGCCGGCGGAATCAACCACGACATCCACGCCGCGCCCGGCCGTCAGTTTGTACGCCCGGCGCGCGACATCTTCGGTCTTGTAATTGATCGCATCGGCCGCGCCGAATCCGCGCGCCTTTTCGAGCTTGCCGTCATCGGACGAGGTGACGATGACCCGCGCCGCGAACAGCGTCGCGATGTTCAGCGCCGCAAGCGCGAGTCCTCCGCCAATGCCGTGGATCAGCACGGTCTCGCCGGGGCGAAGACGCCCGCGCGTGATGAGCATGCGCCACGCGGTGAGAAACGTGAGGAACCCCGCGGCGGCGTCCTCGTACGACAGATCGTCCGCGATGCGCCGCGCCGCCAGGGCCGGGACGTTGACGCGGCCGGCGAAAAATCCGTTCACGTGTTCGCCGCGCATGCGGAACTGGCGGCACTGGCTCTGCTCGCCGGAAAGACACATGTCGCAGCGCCCGCAATTGTCGATGGCCGAAAGCACGACGCGCTCGCCGGACGCGAAATCGACGCCCTCGCCCACGGCGACCACCTCGCCCGCGGCGTCCGAGCCCATCACCATCGGCAGTTCGGGCGACAGGCCCGGCAGGCCGTTGCGAACCCAGATGTCCAGGTGATTGAGCGCGCCCGCCTTGATCGCCACCTGAATCTCGCCCGCTGCCGGCGCAGGCGGATCGTCGATATCGTCGACGCGGATGTTCTCCACGCCGCCGTGCGCGTGCAGCCGAATCGCCTTCATGCCTTCTTCCCTTCCGCGACCGTTTCCGCAAAGGCTTTCGCCAGACGTACCGCGTTGACGTCCGGCGCGGCCGTGCGCTCATCGCCCAGGTCCTTCACCTCGATCGCGCCGCCGGCCAGTTCGTTGTCGCCGATGACAAGCGCGAAGCGGCATCCCGCGCGGTCCGCGCGTTTGAGTTGTGCCTTCGGCCCGCGCCCGTCCAGCCCGACAAGGCACGAGACGCCTTCCTCGCGCAGGCGACGGGCTAGCCGAAATGCCGCGACGCGCGCCGCCTCGCCCATCGGCACGAGCATCACGTCCGCGTCGTTTGTGGCGCCCCGCGCTTCCATCGACATCAACTCGACCACGCGCTCGATGCCGATCGCGAATCCGATGCCCGCGATCGCCGGTCCGCCCAGCGCCTCGACAAGGCCGTCGTAGCGCCCGCCGCCGGCGATGGCGTTCTGGGCGCCGAGGCGGTCGGTCGTCACCTCGAACGCGGTGCGTGTGTAATAGTCGAGCCCGCGAACGATGCGCGGATTGACCGCGTACGCCACGCCCGCCGCGTCGAGATACGCCTTGACGCGCGCGAAGTGCTCCGCGCTCGCATCGTTCAGGTGATCAAGGATCGACGGCGCGTCGTAAGCGATCTGTCGATCCGTCGGATTTTTGCAATCCAGAATCCGCATCGGGTTCGTGCGCAGGCGCCGCTTGCAATCGTCGCAAAGCTCGGCCTCGCGCACGCCAAAATATTTGACGAGCGATTGTTTGTACGCCGCGCGGCTTTCGAGGTCGCCGATGCTGTTGATCTCGAGCGTCCCGGCGACGTTCACCGAGGCGAAGATGTCCATGAGCAGCGCGATAATCTCCGCGTCGAGCATCGGGTCTTCCGAGCCGAACGCCTCCACGCCGATCTGGTGGAACTGGCGGAACCGTCCCTTCTGCGGGCGTTCGTGCCGGAACATCGCGCCGCCGTAGAACCAGCGCGCCTGCGGCGCCGTGGCGTGCTGGCCGTTTTCGATGTACGCGCGCACGACGCCCGCGGTCCCCTCCGGACGCAAGCTCATCGCGCGCCCCTTCGAGTCGGCGAGCGTGAACATCTCCTTTTCGACGATATCCGTCGTCTGCCCGATGCCGCGCGCGAACAGTTCCGTGTATTCCATCTCGGGCAGACGGACTTCGCGAAAGCCATAGCGGCGGAACACCTCGCGCGCGGCGGTTTCAAGCCGCCAGAACAGCTCGGCGCGCTCGGGGAGAATATCCTGAAAGCCGGTGATGGCGCGGGTTGTCGTCATGCGGATTCGCTAGCATGTTTGACGCATCGCGTCCAACGGGGCGAAGCCGCGATCAAAACGGCGAGCGGCGGGAGCGGTCGCTACGCGGTCTTTTTCTGCATCGCCTCCACGGGGAAAAGCGGCACGACGCGATGGAAGAGGTAAAGGATCAGAAACGGCGCGGTGAAGATGATCGCCGCCGTGATGAGGCCTTCCTTTTCAAAGATGCCCGGAACATAGCTTGTGAAGCCGCGGCCGCTCTTGGAAAGCATCTGTCCGCCGATGATGACGTTCCAGCGCATCAGGATGACCTGAACGAGCAGCATCGACGCCGCGATGAAGACGACGGTGTTCGAGACCTTCAGCCTGAGCTTGAACAGGGCGTTCGCCGCCAGAAGGAAAAACGGAATCAGCGAGAAGACGAGGTACTGCAGGACGATGTAAGACCAGAACAGCTTGTCGCCGATGAGCTTGCCGATGATCTCCCATTCCTCCGTCTGCTTGTAGGCGACCGACATGACCTCGAGCAATTCGAGCGAGACGGCGATGATCATGAAGCCCCACAGGAACTTCCCCATCGTGCGCACGCACGGGCGGTCGAGCTTCCAGCCGTTGATGCGCGAGATCGTCATGTAGTGGAAAACGAGGATCGAGATGCCCGACACGATCGCCGAGAAGATGAAAATGATCAGCATGAGGGGCGTGGACCACCAGGGGTTCGCCTTCAGCGATCCGAACAGGAACCCGACGTAGCCGTGCAGCAGGCACGCCATGGGGATGCCGAGGCCCGCCAGAAACTTCGCCGCACGGTGATCGGCCGCCCGCGTCGCTTCGGTGGAACGCACATTGAAAAGCAGCGCCGCACGGCACAAGAGCGCGATTGGCCCGGTCCCCCTGGCGCGAGCGATCAGGTCCTCGCGTACGACAAGCCAGACCTCGATCGCAACGACGATCAGGTAAGCGGTGTAGATGTATCCGAAACCGGCCATCGCGGACTGGAAGTTCGGCGTGATCATGATGTTGAACGCGCGCTCGGGATGCCCCAGGTGGATGAGCAGCGGCAGCGGCGCGAAGATCAGAAAGACGAACGCCGACGCGAGCGAGAAACGCGCGACCGGCTTCAACGCCTCCTGTCCGAACAGGTGGTAGAGCGACGAGACGATGAACGCACCCGCCACGAGGCCCGTGATGTAGGGATACAGAACGATCATCACCGACCAGGTGACGTTCAGATCGTTCGGGAAGACGAACTCGAACATCAGACGACCTCCATGTCCAGGCCGATGTAGTAGCAGCGCGGATTCGTTCCGAGCTCCGGCTTGAGCAAGGTGTAGCGGCGTTCGCGAAGCACACGCGAGATTTCGCTATCCGGATCCTTGACGTTACCGAAGATCCGGGCGCCGACCGGGCACGATTGCACGCACGCCGGCAGCAAGCCCTTGGTGATGCGGTGGTAGCAGAGCGTGCATTTGTCGGCGGTGTGCGTTTCCTTGTTGATGAAACGCGTTGAATACGGGCAGGCTTGCACGCAATATCCGCAGCCAACGCAGTGTTCCGGATCCACGAGAACGACGCCGTCTTTCGTGCGGAACGTCGCGCCGACCGGGCAGACCTGAACGCACACGGACGTTTCGCAGTGATTGCAGAGCTTCGGAACGAAAAACGCCTTGACCCGGCCGTCTTTCGCTTCCGCGGCGGGCGTGGCGTTCGAAAGGAACGTCGCGTTGTTTTCGTCCGAGGCGATGTCGATGCGCACGGCATGGTCTCCGCGGATTTCGTACCGCTCGACCCACGTGCGGAACTGGCTTTCGGGGACGTTGTTTTCCGCGCGACACGCGCGCATGCAGGCGCCGCAGCCGATGCACTTGGTGGTATCGACGGCGTACGCCCACTCGGGAATATCGTCCGCGCCGTCGGACGCGACCAGATCGGCGAGCGCGGGCGTGCACTTGATGACGAACAGACCGCCGAGGGCGACCTGCCCGCACCGGGCGAGAAACTCGCGCCGATCGGGCGCCGTCGGTTTTTTCTCATCCGGAGCCGTCATGGCATCTCCTCCGGCGCCAGGGCATCCGTCCTCGTGCGCGTGAACTCGTGATGGAAGGCGTCGCGGTGGCAATCGGCGCAGGTCTTGTCTCCGACATCCTCGCCGCCGGACATTTCCTCACGGTGTTCCGGCCACGTGATGACCGGCTTGTTGTCGGATGTGACGAACGCGCGATCCTCGTGGCACAGCAGGCAGAATCGCGGATCGGTGTGCTTGACGATGCGGCCGGCTTGCTCCGACTCGACGTAGAACTGGTGGCACGTACCGCACCCGAGTTCCGCGTGGGGGCGTTGCTCAAAGTCCGCCTGCACCTGTTCGTGGCAGTAGCCGCAGTCAAACACCGTGGGATGCGGCGTCGGCAGCGGCGCCGTTTCCTTCACCTCGTCGCGGTGGCAGTTCGCGCACTGATAGATCATCGGGTGCTTGCGCGATTCGGAAAGGCTCGTCTCAAGGAACAGCGGCTCATGCGGGCTATGGCACGAGAAGCACGGCGTTTCGGGATCGTTGACCTCGCGCACGCGGTAATGCTCTTCCGGATCGACCTGGGGGAACGCCGCCGGGCGCGCGTAGAGGCGCTGATGGCAACCCAGGCAGGTCTCCTTCGATTTGGGGACATCGATGAACGGGCCGTCGCCCTCGAGCTCGCCGTCGCCCCAGAGCACGTGCTTGTTGGCCGGGCCGTGGCAATTTTCGCACTCGACATTTTGATGGACGTCTTTGGCGTGCTGCGCGACGATCTCGTCGTGGCACGTGTCGCAGCTTTGCTTGCCCTGAAACATCGGCTCGCGGAGGTTTTCATTGAGCGGAACCGCCGCGGCGCGATAGTGCCCGATGTCGCCGAACGTTTCGGGCACCATCAACCCCTTGAGCAAAAGCGCGACGGCGAGCGCACCGCCGATGACCGCCAAAAAACGGTAGATGTGCCGGTAATCGGCACGCGCGCCGTGGCCGGGCGGGTTCTTTTCCGCATCACTCGTCATGAGGATTTCCCTCGGCAATGGTATCGA
This window encodes:
- a CDS encoding NAD-dependent epimerase/dehydratase family protein; this encodes MAASESPKDGECDLVTGACGFTGAHLTRILLAQGRRVIAADLPRAIEHPKTRFVAHRIGLDREHPNLVAAPSDLTKPETLAPIFEKNVARVFHTASLYDYSAGLEILRRINIDGTRNLLDAMRGKPVRHFVHWSTCGVFGKPYTAAQGWANVPFTEESPSPKTTPIGATRPAGTPIVNDYSQTKFEQEQMVWAEHRERGLPLTVVRPAPVYGPGSDYGHGGIVIAIARGFLPVIPVDARHYITTSVHVEDVAGFAAWIADRGEAIGEDYNVVDDSVISYDEFLRYIALLVGRKPLALPFVPMPVLRPLMVAAARMLRALEERFRLPRPRVFEVGSATYVASSYWIANDKSKAAGYTYKYPDVKAGLRDTIRWFRDAGWLERDYRPAGIWRENL
- a CDS encoding zinc-binding dehydrogenase, coding for MKAIRLHAHGGVENIRVDDIDDPPAPAAGEIQVAIKAGALNHLDIWVRNGLPGLSPELPMVMGSDAAGEVVAVGEGVDFASGERVVLSAIDNCGRCDMCLSGEQSQCRQFRMRGEHVNGFFAGRVNVPALAARRIADDLSYEDAAAGFLTFLTAWRMLITRGRLRPGETVLIHGIGGGLALAALNIATLFAARVIVTSSDDGKLEKARGFGAADAINYKTEDVARRAYKLTAGRGVDVVVDSAGGDAYSASLKALRPGGRLVTCGATAGANPPADITRIFAKQIDVLGSTMGNARETDEVVGLMNRGKLRASIDRVFDAARIREAHAYLESAEQFGKVVLTL
- the hisS gene encoding histidine--tRNA ligase yields the protein MTTTRAITGFQDILPERAELFWRLETAAREVFRRYGFREVRLPEMEYTELFARGIGQTTDIVEKEMFTLADSKGRAMSLRPEGTAGVVRAYIENGQHATAPQARWFYGGAMFRHERPQKGRFRQFHQIGVEAFGSEDPMLDAEIIALLMDIFASVNVAGTLEINSIGDLESRAAYKQSLVKYFGVREAELCDDCKRRLRTNPMRILDCKNPTDRQIAYDAPSILDHLNDASAEHFARVKAYLDAAGVAYAVNPRIVRGLDYYTRTAFEVTTDRLGAQNAIAGGGRYDGLVEALGGPAIAGIGFAIGIERVVELMSMEARGATNDADVMLVPMGEAARVAAFRLARRLREEGVSCLVGLDGRGPKAQLKRADRAGCRFALVIGDNELAGGAIEVKDLGDERTAAPDVNAVRLAKAFAETVAEGKKA
- the nrfD gene encoding polysulfide reductase NrfD, translating into MFEFVFPNDLNVTWSVMIVLYPYITGLVAGAFIVSSLYHLFGQEALKPVARFSLASAFVFLIFAPLPLLIHLGHPERAFNIMITPNFQSAMAGFGYIYTAYLIVVAIEVWLVVREDLIARARGTGPIALLCRAALLFNVRSTEATRAADHRAAKFLAGLGIPMACLLHGYVGFLFGSLKANPWWSTPLMLIIFIFSAIVSGISILVFHYMTISRINGWKLDRPCVRTMGKFLWGFMIIAVSLELLEVMSVAYKQTEEWEIIGKLIGDKLFWSYIVLQYLVFSLIPFFLLAANALFKLRLKVSNTVVFIAASMLLVQVILMRWNVIIGGQMLSKSGRGFTSYVPGIFEKEGLITAAIIFTAPFLILYLFHRVVPLFPVEAMQKKTA
- a CDS encoding 4Fe-4S dicluster domain-containing protein, whose protein sequence is MTAPDEKKPTAPDRREFLARCGQVALGGLFVIKCTPALADLVASDGADDIPEWAYAVDTTKCIGCGACMRACRAENNVPESQFRTWVERYEIRGDHAVRIDIASDENNATFLSNATPAAEAKDGRVKAFFVPKLCNHCETSVCVQVCPVGATFRTKDGVVLVDPEHCVGCGYCVQACPYSTRFINKETHTADKCTLCYHRITKGLLPACVQSCPVGARIFGNVKDPDSEISRVLRERRYTLLKPELGTNPRCYYIGLDMEVV
- a CDS encoding cytochrome c3 family protein; translation: MTSDAEKNPPGHGARADYRHIYRFLAVIGGALAVALLLKGLMVPETFGDIGHYRAAAVPLNENLREPMFQGKQSCDTCHDEIVAQHAKDVHQNVECENCHGPANKHVLWGDGELEGDGPFIDVPKSKETCLGCHQRLYARPAAFPQVDPEEHYRVREVNDPETPCFSCHSPHEPLFLETSLSESRKHPMIYQCANCHRDEVKETAPLPTPHPTVFDCGYCHEQVQADFEQRPHAELGCGTCHQFYVESEQAGRIVKHTDPRFCLLCHEDRAFVTSDNKPVITWPEHREEMSGGEDVGDKTCADCHRDAFHHEFTRTRTDALAPEEMP